In a single window of the Microbacterium sp. Root61 genome:
- a CDS encoding NADH:flavin oxidoreductase/NADH oxidase — MTLLFSPLTLRGVTARNRLWVAPMCQYSAVDGLVQEWHHTHLAQFASGGAGVVIAEATAVSPEGRISPDDTGLWTDAQRDAWAPIVTAIQARGALAGVQLAHAGRKASTWSPFSGHRGSVPVVEGGWPTVAPSAVAFDGYAEPVALDLAGIDAVVADFVAAAERAIAAGFDVLEIHAAHGYLLHQFLSPLSNLRTDEYGGSLENRARLLLRIVTQVRDAAPRTPLIVRFSATDWAEGGLDVSDVAQVATWTAERGADFFDVSTGGLVAHQQITPFPGYQVEFAAAVRRATGLPVGAVGLISDAAHAEQVLAAGEADVILAAREWLRDPHFALRASAELAADIDYWPKQYLRARR, encoded by the coding sequence ATGACCCTGCTGTTCTCCCCCCTGACGCTGCGCGGCGTCACCGCGCGCAACCGCCTGTGGGTCGCCCCGATGTGCCAGTACAGCGCGGTGGACGGTCTCGTGCAGGAGTGGCACCACACGCATCTGGCGCAGTTCGCCTCGGGCGGCGCGGGCGTCGTCATCGCCGAGGCGACCGCGGTCTCGCCGGAGGGACGCATCTCCCCCGACGACACCGGCCTGTGGACCGACGCGCAGCGCGACGCGTGGGCACCGATCGTGACGGCGATCCAGGCGCGCGGCGCCCTCGCCGGCGTGCAGCTCGCCCACGCCGGCCGTAAGGCCTCGACGTGGTCGCCGTTCTCCGGTCACCGAGGCAGCGTGCCCGTCGTCGAGGGCGGCTGGCCGACCGTCGCCCCCTCCGCGGTGGCGTTCGACGGCTACGCCGAGCCCGTGGCGCTGGATCTCGCCGGCATCGACGCCGTCGTCGCGGACTTCGTCGCGGCCGCCGAGCGCGCCATCGCCGCCGGATTCGACGTGCTCGAGATCCACGCCGCGCACGGCTACCTGCTGCACCAGTTCCTCTCGCCGCTGTCGAACCTGCGCACCGACGAGTACGGCGGCAGCCTGGAGAACCGCGCCCGCCTGCTGCTGCGTATCGTCACGCAGGTGCGGGACGCCGCGCCCCGGACGCCGCTCATCGTGCGCTTCTCGGCGACCGACTGGGCCGAGGGCGGACTCGATGTCTCCGACGTCGCCCAGGTCGCGACATGGACCGCCGAGCGCGGAGCCGACTTCTTCGACGTATCCACCGGTGGCCTCGTCGCGCACCAGCAGATCACGCCGTTCCCCGGCTACCAGGTCGAGTTCGCCGCCGCGGTGCGCCGGGCCACCGGGCTGCCCGTCGGCGCCGTCGGGCTCATCTCCGACGCCGCGCACGCCGAGCAGGTGCTCGCCGCAGGTGAGGCGGACGTCATCCTGGCCGCACGCGAATGGCTGCGGGACCCGCATTTCGCGCTGCGGGCGTCCGCCGAGCTCGCCGCCGACATCGACTACTGGCCGAAGCAGTACCTCCGCGCCCGGCGCTGA
- a CDS encoding ADP-dependent NAD(P)H-hydrate dehydratase, with protein MAELWGATDAGRVLRMPTAADDKYSRGVLGMRTGSTRYPGAAVLGVEAAWRTGIGLVRYLGPPAPTDLVLNRRPETVTVDGRVQAWVIGSGTDPQDRADAETAALRGILSGAVPVVVDAGALDLAVGATAPRILTPHDREHDRLRAALGLRAVGASREDAAVETARALGATVLLKGSVTIVADADGWIAHVASGTPWLATAGTGDVLAGAIGAVLAGAAAGAGGPVHLGRVAATGAWLHGRAATLCTQAAVGGAGTGPITALDAAGYLPRAVAEVLRASP; from the coding sequence ATGGCCGAGCTGTGGGGTGCGACGGACGCGGGACGCGTACTCCGGATGCCAACGGCCGCCGACGACAAGTATTCCCGTGGCGTGCTGGGCATGCGAACCGGATCGACCCGCTACCCGGGTGCCGCGGTGCTCGGTGTCGAGGCCGCGTGGCGCACCGGCATCGGCCTGGTGCGCTACCTCGGCCCGCCCGCACCCACCGATCTGGTGCTGAACCGCCGTCCCGAGACCGTGACGGTCGACGGTCGTGTGCAGGCCTGGGTGATCGGGTCGGGCACGGATCCGCAGGACAGAGCGGATGCCGAGACCGCCGCACTGCGCGGCATCCTCTCCGGCGCCGTGCCCGTCGTGGTCGACGCCGGCGCGCTCGATCTCGCGGTGGGCGCGACGGCGCCGCGCATCCTGACCCCGCACGATCGCGAGCACGATCGGCTCCGGGCGGCACTCGGACTGCGCGCGGTCGGCGCCTCCCGGGAAGATGCGGCTGTGGAGACCGCTCGTGCGCTGGGCGCCACCGTGCTGCTGAAGGGCTCCGTGACGATCGTGGCCGACGCCGACGGATGGATCGCCCACGTGGCATCGGGCACCCCATGGCTGGCGACGGCCGGCACGGGCGACGTGCTGGCCGGTGCCATCGGTGCGGTGCTCGCGGGTGCCGCAGCGGGTGCCGGCGGACCGGTGCACCTCGGTCGGGTCGCCGCGACGGGCGCCTGGCTGCACGGCCGCGCCGCGACGCTGTGCACGCAGGCCGCGGTAGGCGGGGCGGGGACGGGGCCGATCACGGCACTGGATGCCGCCGGGTACTTGCCGCGGGCCGTGGCCGAGGTGCTGCGGGCATCGCCCTAG
- a CDS encoding glycosyltransferase family 87 protein has product MSRRAVLWVAFVVVHVGVALLGWFLPNAPMGDVYLVYEPWSSAALSGGIVNGENVGIVGLTVPWVYPQLALLPMVLAQALAWIGGGGVFAYIIAWAVLVTIADALAFAMLVGRGRATGRTVAAWFWLALIAMLGPVGMYRLDGLTVPLAIAGSLWLVGRPWIGATLLAIATWIKVWPAALIAAAVIAVRRRLAVLGAAVAVSAVTLAVVIASGGGAYAFGFIGDQTGRGLQIEAPISTVYMWRSALLMPDSAIIYDPDMLTFQVTGPLLDVVIAVMTPVLVLAVLSVAALGAYKAWRGASFVRLFPPLALGLVLAFIVFNKVGSPQYMTWIIAPLVVGLVIDRRRWFTPAALGLGIALLTQAIYPLTYDGLMLMWPQVFPVVLLTIRNILLIVLFVWVVMRLVQVPAHRRQASPHRATAVSAP; this is encoded by the coding sequence GTGTCGAGGCGGGCGGTCCTGTGGGTGGCGTTCGTCGTCGTCCATGTCGGCGTCGCGCTGTTGGGCTGGTTCCTGCCGAACGCCCCGATGGGGGATGTCTACCTCGTCTACGAACCCTGGTCGAGTGCCGCACTCAGCGGCGGCATCGTCAACGGGGAGAACGTCGGCATCGTCGGTCTGACCGTGCCGTGGGTCTATCCGCAGCTGGCGTTGCTGCCGATGGTGCTGGCTCAGGCGCTCGCCTGGATCGGCGGCGGCGGGGTCTTCGCCTACATCATCGCGTGGGCCGTGCTGGTGACCATCGCCGACGCGCTCGCGTTCGCGATGCTCGTCGGGCGCGGCCGAGCGACCGGCCGCACGGTCGCCGCGTGGTTCTGGCTCGCCCTCATCGCCATGCTCGGACCGGTCGGCATGTATCGACTCGACGGCCTGACCGTGCCGCTCGCGATCGCCGGCTCGCTGTGGCTGGTCGGCCGCCCCTGGATCGGCGCCACTCTCCTCGCGATCGCCACCTGGATCAAGGTCTGGCCGGCTGCGCTGATCGCCGCCGCCGTCATCGCGGTGCGCCGTCGGCTCGCCGTGCTCGGCGCCGCTGTGGCGGTCTCGGCCGTGACGCTGGCGGTGGTGATCGCCTCCGGGGGCGGTGCCTACGCGTTCGGCTTCATCGGCGACCAGACCGGTCGCGGACTGCAGATCGAGGCGCCGATCAGCACCGTCTACATGTGGCGCAGCGCACTGCTCATGCCGGATTCGGCCATCATCTACGACCCGGACATGCTCACCTTCCAGGTGACCGGCCCGCTGCTGGACGTCGTCATCGCCGTGATGACGCCCGTGCTCGTGCTGGCCGTACTCTCGGTCGCGGCGCTCGGCGCGTACAAGGCATGGCGCGGCGCCTCGTTCGTGCGGCTGTTCCCGCCGCTCGCGCTCGGCCTCGTGCTCGCCTTCATCGTCTTCAACAAGGTCGGATCGCCGCAGTACATGACGTGGATCATCGCGCCGCTCGTGGTCGGCCTCGTGATCGACCGGCGGCGCTGGTTCACGCCGGCCGCCCTCGGGCTGGGCATCGCGCTGCTGACCCAGGCGATCTACCCCCTCACCTACGACGGCCTCATGCTGATGTGGCCTCAGGTGTTCCCCGTCGTGCTGCTGACGATCCGCAACATCCTGCTGATCGTCCTGTTCGTGTGGGTGGTGATGCGCCTCGTGCAGGTGCCCGCCCACCGCCGGCAGGCCTCACCTCATCGCGCAACCGCCGTCTCGGCGCCCTGA
- a CDS encoding thiamine-binding protein yields the protein MLIAFSVAPSGTGNVDGSVHDAVAAAVRVVRDSGLPHRTTSMFTEVEGEWDEVMDVVRRATDAVMPFGSRVSLVLKADIRPGFTGELDAKVERLEAAIDDAAQQSD from the coding sequence ATGCTGATCGCATTCTCCGTCGCTCCCAGCGGCACCGGAAACGTGGACGGGTCGGTGCACGATGCCGTCGCCGCAGCGGTCCGCGTCGTGCGCGACTCGGGCCTGCCGCACCGCACCACCTCGATGTTCACCGAGGTGGAGGGGGAGTGGGACGAGGTCATGGATGTCGTGCGCCGCGCCACCGACGCGGTGATGCCGTTCGGGTCCCGCGTGTCGCTGGTGCTCAAGGCCGACATCCGGCCCGGCTTCACCGGGGAACTCGACGCGAAGGTCGAGCGGCTCGAAGCGGCGATCGACGACGCGGCACAGCAGTCCGACTGA
- a CDS encoding MATE family efflux transporter, producing the protein MATSLTTGRPWRVILTFSVPLLIGNIVQQMYQFVDAIVVGRHLGVESLAAVGATGSLLFLLLGFAWGLTSGFAIPTAQAFGAGDHPAVRRSVAAGAVLTAITSVLLTVIAPLIAAPVLELMKTPPELMAEATIFTQVSFIGAGAMMFFNFLAAIIRAIGDSRTPLVFLTLACVLNIGLVILMVGPLAWGVAGAAWATVISQAVSVLLCLEYVRRRVPVLHLRRADWRVTRADLAEHLRLGLPMGFQASIIAIGTLTVQIALNTLGTDAVAAYTTASRVDGIAVAMLSSLGLAVSMYAAQNLGGRRPDRIRKGVVQAIWISLAAGAVIGAVIIAFGVPMVRLFIGDGSDEVVDLAHLMLVVNGATYWALGVLFVVRGALQGLGYTLIPTVTGIVELAMRISAAIVLGAMFGFIGVALSNPLAWLGAIALLLPAYVRAHRKLGRMPVEPVEMTLTTPIPVIGPTDGSMTVDAVVTSPIPVVSPSRRRRTARKVDA; encoded by the coding sequence ATGGCCACTTCCCTGACCACAGGGCGCCCCTGGCGCGTCATCCTCACCTTCTCCGTACCCCTGCTGATCGGCAACATCGTCCAGCAGATGTACCAGTTCGTCGACGCCATCGTCGTCGGAAGACACCTCGGCGTGGAGTCGCTGGCCGCCGTCGGCGCCACCGGCAGCCTGCTGTTCCTGCTGCTCGGCTTCGCCTGGGGACTCACGAGCGGATTCGCAATCCCCACGGCGCAGGCTTTCGGTGCGGGGGACCACCCGGCCGTGCGCCGCTCGGTGGCCGCGGGCGCGGTCCTCACCGCCATCACCAGCGTTCTGCTGACGGTGATCGCGCCGCTGATCGCCGCGCCGGTCCTCGAGCTGATGAAGACACCGCCGGAGCTCATGGCCGAGGCGACGATCTTCACCCAGGTGAGCTTCATCGGCGCGGGCGCCATGATGTTCTTCAACTTCCTCGCGGCGATCATCCGCGCGATCGGCGATTCCCGCACGCCCCTGGTGTTCCTCACCCTGGCCTGCGTGCTGAACATCGGTCTCGTCATCCTGATGGTGGGGCCCCTGGCCTGGGGCGTCGCGGGTGCGGCGTGGGCGACGGTCATCTCGCAGGCCGTCTCGGTGCTGCTGTGCCTCGAGTACGTCCGCCGGCGCGTTCCCGTGCTGCACCTGCGCCGGGCCGACTGGCGCGTCACGCGTGCCGACCTCGCGGAGCACCTGCGACTCGGTCTGCCGATGGGCTTCCAGGCGTCGATCATCGCCATTGGAACCCTCACGGTGCAGATCGCGCTGAACACGCTGGGCACCGACGCGGTCGCCGCGTACACCACGGCATCCCGTGTCGACGGGATCGCGGTGGCCATGCTCTCCTCGCTCGGCCTGGCCGTGTCGATGTACGCCGCACAGAACCTCGGCGGGCGCCGCCCCGACCGCATCCGCAAGGGTGTCGTGCAGGCGATCTGGATCTCGCTGGCGGCGGGCGCCGTGATCGGTGCCGTCATCATCGCCTTCGGCGTGCCGATGGTCCGCCTGTTCATCGGTGATGGATCCGACGAGGTCGTCGATCTCGCGCACCTCATGCTCGTGGTCAACGGCGCGACCTACTGGGCGCTGGGCGTGCTGTTCGTCGTGCGCGGGGCCCTGCAGGGGCTGGGCTACACCCTCATCCCGACCGTCACCGGCATCGTCGAACTGGCCATGCGCATCTCGGCGGCGATCGTCCTTGGCGCGATGTTCGGCTTCATCGGAGTCGCGCTGAGCAATCCGCTGGCGTGGCTGGGGGCGATCGCGCTCCTCCTGCCCGCGTACGTGCGTGCGCATCGCAAGCTCGGACGGATGCCGGTGGAACCGGTGGAGATGACACTCACCACCCCCATCCCCGTGATCGGCCCGACCGACGGCTCGATGACCGTCGACGCGGTCGTGACCTCGCCGATCCCGGTGGTGTCGCCGAGCCGACGCCGGCGCACCGCACGCAAAGTCGACGCGTGA
- a CDS encoding MFS transporter — protein MTSATPSRSAARWALLSLAIGSFGIGMTEFVMMGLLPDVASDLLPDAASPETAIAQAGWLISLYALGVVIGAPTIAGSVARFPRHRVMITLAVALTLFNALTFLAPTFEMVAASRFLAGLPHGAYFGIGALVAADVLGPGNRAKGVAYILTGLTIANVVGVPLGTFLGQQFGWRYAFVIVAGIFALATVCIGFFVPAHPGDPGRTLRAELGVFRIGQVWLTLGIGAIGFGGFFAVYSYVAPLITEVSGSPEWAVPIVLVVMGIGMTIGNLVGGHLADRDLKGTLMWGFAALAVVLAGVGISAPWLIALILFIFATGFISAGLSPSIQTRLMDVAHDNQSIAAALNHSALNIGNSMGAFVGGLVIALGWGFAAPPWVGAALALGGLAITAVSFRVEARSAARRAVSATAA, from the coding sequence GTGACGTCCGCAACGCCGTCGCGGTCTGCCGCGAGATGGGCGCTCCTGTCGCTCGCCATCGGCAGCTTCGGCATCGGCATGACCGAGTTCGTGATGATGGGGCTGCTGCCTGACGTCGCGTCCGACCTCCTCCCTGACGCCGCGAGCCCTGAGACGGCCATCGCCCAGGCCGGCTGGCTGATCAGCCTGTACGCGCTCGGCGTCGTCATCGGCGCTCCGACGATCGCCGGATCGGTGGCGCGTTTCCCGCGACACCGCGTGATGATCACGCTAGCCGTGGCACTCACCCTGTTCAACGCGCTGACCTTCCTCGCCCCGACGTTCGAGATGGTCGCGGCATCCCGCTTCCTCGCGGGCCTCCCGCACGGCGCCTACTTCGGGATCGGCGCGCTCGTCGCAGCCGACGTCCTCGGGCCGGGCAACCGGGCCAAGGGGGTGGCCTACATTCTCACCGGCCTGACCATCGCCAACGTGGTGGGGGTGCCGCTGGGCACCTTCCTCGGCCAGCAGTTCGGCTGGCGGTACGCGTTCGTGATCGTCGCGGGGATCTTCGCCCTGGCGACGGTGTGCATCGGGTTCTTCGTGCCTGCGCATCCGGGGGACCCGGGGCGGACTCTGCGCGCCGAGCTCGGGGTGTTCCGCATCGGACAGGTCTGGCTGACGCTGGGTATCGGCGCGATCGGCTTCGGCGGGTTCTTCGCGGTCTACAGCTACGTCGCCCCGCTGATCACCGAGGTCTCCGGGTCGCCGGAGTGGGCCGTGCCGATCGTCCTGGTCGTGATGGGCATCGGGATGACGATCGGCAACCTCGTGGGCGGGCATCTCGCCGACCGCGATCTCAAGGGCACGCTGATGTGGGGTTTCGCGGCCCTGGCCGTCGTGCTGGCCGGCGTCGGGATCAGCGCGCCGTGGCTCATCGCCCTCATCCTCTTCATCTTCGCGACGGGGTTCATCTCCGCCGGGCTCAGCCCGTCGATCCAGACGCGGCTGATGGACGTCGCGCACGACAACCAGTCGATCGCCGCCGCGCTGAACCACTCCGCCCTGAACATCGGCAACAGCATGGGGGCTTTCGTCGGCGGGCTCGTGATCGCCCTCGGGTGGGGTTTCGCGGCTCCGCCGTGGGTCGGCGCCGCCCTCGCCCTGGGTGGCCTGGCCATCACGGCGGTGAGCTTCCGCGTGGAGGCTCGGTCGGCGGCGCGTCGTGCGGTGAGTGCCACCGCGGCCTAG
- a CDS encoding NUDIX hydrolase: MDDTTPGETNAARTFRELADALGEARPRTDADAHDPAIPVAATVILLRDTDAGPEVLLIERPDRGSFAGAWVFPGGKVEAADRIGLPADAAEETVARVAGVRETLEEVGLVLPEDALTTLSCWDPPPGAPLRIRTWFFLAPVPEGELLLQQAEAIASLWVRPSEMLARHGRGEVLLYPPTWVTLHGLSDQPDVATTLAEARLAGPASFHTAVRSGPVGPVFYWAEDAEYAADRQDEASGARHRLEAGALPWTYVRTP, encoded by the coding sequence ATGGACGACACGACACCGGGCGAGACGAACGCCGCACGCACGTTCCGAGAACTCGCCGACGCGTTGGGTGAGGCTCGTCCTCGCACCGACGCGGATGCGCACGACCCCGCCATCCCGGTCGCCGCGACCGTCATCCTGCTGCGCGACACGGACGCAGGCCCGGAGGTGCTTCTCATCGAGCGCCCCGATCGTGGCTCGTTCGCCGGCGCCTGGGTCTTCCCGGGCGGCAAGGTCGAGGCAGCGGATCGGATCGGTCTGCCTGCGGATGCTGCGGAAGAGACCGTCGCGCGCGTCGCGGGCGTGCGCGAGACCCTCGAGGAGGTCGGGCTCGTCCTCCCCGAGGACGCCCTGACCACCCTGTCGTGCTGGGATCCGCCGCCGGGTGCGCCGCTGCGTATCCGCACATGGTTCTTCCTCGCCCCGGTGCCCGAGGGCGAGCTCCTCCTGCAGCAGGCGGAGGCCATCGCCTCCCTGTGGGTGCGGCCGAGCGAGATGCTCGCCCGGCATGGACGGGGCGAAGTGCTGCTCTACCCGCCCACCTGGGTCACCCTGCACGGGCTCTCGGATCAGCCGGACGTCGCCACGACGCTCGCCGAGGCCCGGCTGGCCGGCCCGGCGTCCTTCCACACGGCGGTGCGATCCGGGCCGGTGGGGCCCGTCTTCTACTGGGCTGAGGATGCCGAGTACGCCGCCGACCGCCAGGACGAGGCATCCGGGGCCCGTCACCGCCTCGAAGCGGGCGCGCTGCCCTGGACCTACGTCCGCACGCCGTAG
- the metX gene encoding homoserine O-acetyltransferase MetX, with translation MDWQTSEDTVPSAPVTEADARSLLGRPPVTGAWRDGDPAGDRHFASFGSFRTEGGQQLPSIRVAYETWGELNAARDNAVLVLHALTGDSHVRGPAGPGHPTAGWWDDIVGPGAPIDTDRWFVVAPNMLGGCQGSTGPASIAPNGYEWAARFPYVTIRDQVAAQARLADALGIDVWAAVVGGSMGGMHALEWAVGLPDRVLRAAVLSAPPTNTADQIALNSVQLEAIQIDPRFQGGEYYDADAGDGPHRGLALARRMALLNYRSPTELNQRFQRSWQSGVSPLGHGGRFAVESYLDFHGNKFTRRFDANAYIRVVEAMNSHDVGRDRGGVEEALARVTATTLVLGIDTDRLFPVDGQHRIARSIPNTLDGDEAVVLTSDFGHDGFLIETHEVGRHLRRLLEP, from the coding sequence ATGGACTGGCAGACTTCCGAAGACACCGTGCCCTCGGCACCGGTGACGGAGGCCGACGCGCGCTCCCTGCTCGGGCGCCCCCCGGTCACGGGAGCCTGGCGCGACGGCGACCCGGCCGGCGACCGTCACTTCGCCTCGTTCGGCTCGTTCCGCACCGAGGGCGGGCAGCAGCTGCCCAGCATCCGCGTCGCGTACGAGACGTGGGGCGAGCTCAACGCCGCGCGCGACAACGCCGTGCTCGTCCTGCACGCGCTCACCGGCGACAGCCACGTCCGCGGCCCCGCGGGTCCCGGGCATCCCACCGCCGGCTGGTGGGACGACATCGTCGGACCCGGTGCGCCGATCGACACCGACCGCTGGTTCGTGGTGGCGCCGAACATGCTCGGCGGCTGCCAGGGGTCCACCGGACCGGCCAGCATCGCCCCCAACGGCTACGAGTGGGCCGCACGCTTCCCATATGTCACGATCCGCGACCAGGTCGCCGCGCAGGCGCGTCTGGCCGATGCCCTCGGCATCGACGTGTGGGCCGCCGTGGTGGGCGGCTCGATGGGTGGCATGCACGCCCTCGAGTGGGCCGTCGGGCTACCCGATCGCGTCCTGCGCGCCGCCGTCCTCTCCGCGCCGCCGACCAACACGGCCGACCAGATCGCTCTGAACTCGGTGCAGCTCGAGGCGATCCAGATCGACCCTCGTTTCCAGGGCGGCGAGTACTACGACGCCGACGCCGGCGACGGGCCGCACCGCGGGCTGGCCCTGGCCCGGCGCATGGCGCTGCTGAACTACCGTTCCCCCACGGAGCTGAACCAGCGCTTCCAGCGCTCCTGGCAGTCCGGCGTCAGCCCGCTCGGGCACGGCGGCCGGTTCGCCGTCGAGTCGTATCTGGACTTCCACGGCAACAAGTTCACGCGCCGCTTCGACGCGAACGCCTACATCCGCGTCGTCGAGGCGATGAACTCGCACGACGTGGGCCGCGACCGCGGTGGGGTGGAAGAGGCGCTCGCGCGCGTCACCGCGACGACGCTCGTGCTCGGCATCGACACCGACCGGCTCTTCCCCGTGGACGGACAGCACCGCATCGCGCGCAGCATCCCGAACACCCTCGACGGTGACGAGGCGGTCGTGCTGACCAGCGACTTCGGCCACGACGGGTTCCTCATCGAGACCCACGAGGTCGGCAGGCACCTGCGGCGACTGCTGGAGCCCTGA
- a CDS encoding bifunctional o-acetylhomoserine/o-acetylserine sulfhydrylase: MSAPENWRFETKQIHSGAAPDPVTKARATPIYQTTSYVFDNADHAANLFALAEFGNIYTRIQNPTQDVVEQRVAALEGGTGALLLSSGQSATTFAVLNIAEAGDHIVSSSSIYGGTYNLFKYTLAKLGIETTFVENQDDPEEWRAAVRPNTKLFFAETIGNPKINVLDIRAVADAAHESGVPLIVDNTIATPYLIKPFEHGADIIVHSATKFLGGHGTTIGGVIVDGGKFAWSQNVEKFPGLTVPDPSYHGASYTTAVGDGLAYIIKARVQLLRDLGAAIAPLSAWLLLQGIETLSLRVERHVQNAQEIAEWLENHEDVATVNYSGLPTSPWYAAANRYAPKGVGAVLSFELKGGVEAGREFVNSLDLFSHLANIGDVRSLVIHPASTTHAQLSPEAQLTAGVTPGLVRLSVGIENIADLIADLEQALAAARKVSEAARA; this comes from the coding sequence ATGTCCGCACCCGAGAACTGGCGTTTCGAGACCAAGCAGATCCACTCGGGCGCTGCGCCCGACCCGGTCACGAAGGCCCGCGCGACGCCGATCTACCAGACCACGTCGTACGTCTTCGACAACGCCGACCACGCCGCGAACCTCTTCGCCCTGGCCGAGTTCGGCAACATCTACACGCGCATCCAGAACCCGACGCAGGATGTCGTCGAGCAGCGCGTGGCCGCTCTCGAAGGCGGCACCGGCGCCCTGCTGCTCTCCAGCGGCCAGTCGGCGACGACTTTCGCGGTCCTGAACATCGCCGAAGCCGGCGACCACATCGTCTCTTCCTCCTCCATCTACGGCGGCACGTACAACCTCTTCAAGTACACGCTGGCCAAGCTCGGCATCGAGACGACCTTCGTCGAGAACCAGGACGACCCCGAGGAGTGGCGCGCCGCCGTGCGCCCCAACACCAAGCTGTTCTTCGCCGAGACCATCGGCAACCCGAAGATCAACGTGCTGGACATCCGCGCCGTCGCCGATGCCGCGCACGAGAGCGGCGTGCCGCTGATCGTCGACAACACGATCGCGACGCCGTACCTCATCAAGCCGTTCGAGCACGGCGCCGACATCATCGTGCACTCCGCCACCAAGTTCCTCGGCGGCCACGGCACCACGATCGGCGGCGTCATCGTCGACGGCGGCAAGTTCGCCTGGTCGCAGAACGTCGAGAAGTTCCCCGGCCTCACCGTGCCCGACCCGTCGTACCACGGCGCCAGCTACACGACCGCGGTCGGTGACGGCCTCGCCTACATCATCAAGGCGCGCGTCCAGCTGCTGCGCGACCTCGGTGCGGCGATCGCCCCGCTGAGCGCCTGGCTCCTCCTGCAGGGCATCGAGACGCTGTCGCTGCGTGTCGAGCGTCACGTGCAGAACGCCCAGGAGATCGCCGAGTGGCTCGAGAACCACGAGGATGTCGCCACCGTCAACTACTCGGGACTGCCCACGTCGCCCTGGTATGCCGCGGCGAACCGTTACGCCCCGAAGGGCGTCGGCGCGGTGCTCTCGTTCGAGCTGAAGGGCGGCGTCGAAGCCGGTCGCGAGTTCGTGAACAGCCTCGACCTGTTCAGCCATCTCGCCAACATCGGCGACGTGCGCTCCCTCGTGATCCACCCGGCATCCACGACCCACGCACAGCTGAGCCCCGAGGCCCAGCTCACCGCGGGCGTGACCCCCGGACTGGTGCGACTGTCCGTCGGCATCGAGAACATCGCCGACCTCATCGCCGACCTCGAGCAGGCGCTCGCCGCCGCGCGCAAGGTCTCCGAGGCCGCGCGCGCCTGA
- a CDS encoding SDR family oxidoreductase: MSRRAVVTGASSGIGEATVRTLRAAGWDVVGVARRAERLEQLEAETGASVFAADLTQQADVDALAAWLAETGPVHAAVMVAGGARGTDRVEDGSADDWRWMFEINVLATQRVIAALMPQLRDAAAADGHADTVFVTSTAAYTPYPGGSGYNATKAGESMIAHVLRLELNGEPIRVIEVAPGMVFTEEFTLNRLGGDADAADRVYEGVEAPLVAQDVADVIGYALNAPAHVNLDYIAMRPVAQSAQHLLARGPLRVRSTQD, from the coding sequence ATGAGCAGACGCGCGGTGGTCACGGGAGCGAGTTCGGGAATCGGCGAAGCCACGGTGCGGACGCTCCGCGCCGCGGGCTGGGACGTCGTCGGGGTCGCCCGTCGGGCCGAGCGATTGGAGCAGCTCGAGGCCGAGACCGGGGCATCCGTCTTCGCCGCCGACCTGACGCAGCAGGCGGATGTCGACGCGCTGGCCGCGTGGCTGGCCGAGACCGGCCCCGTGCACGCTGCGGTCATGGTCGCCGGTGGCGCGCGCGGCACCGACCGGGTGGAGGACGGGTCGGCCGACGACTGGCGCTGGATGTTCGAGATCAACGTGCTCGCGACCCAGCGGGTGATCGCGGCCTTGATGCCCCAGCTGCGGGATGCCGCCGCCGCCGATGGTCACGCCGACACGGTGTTCGTCACGTCGACGGCCGCGTACACGCCATATCCGGGCGGGTCGGGCTACAACGCGACCAAAGCCGGGGAGTCGATGATCGCGCACGTGCTGCGCCTCGAGCTCAACGGGGAGCCGATCCGCGTCATCGAGGTCGCGCCCGGCATGGTCTTCACGGAGGAGTTCACCCTCAACAGGCTCGGAGGCGACGCCGACGCCGCCGACCGCGTGTACGAGGGCGTCGAGGCGCCGCTCGTCGCGCAGGACGTCGCGGACGTCATCGGCTACGCCCTGAACGCCCCGGCGCACGTCAACCTCGACTACATCGCGATGCGGCCCGTGGCCCAGTCGGCCCAGCACCTCCTGGCGCGCGGTCCGCTCCGCGTCCGCAGCACCCAGGACTGA